Proteins encoded in a region of the Polyangium spumosum genome:
- the ffh gene encoding signal recognition particle protein, whose amino-acid sequence MFDTLARGFRQARNRLAGLTELTESNIEPALREVRLSLLEADVEIGVVKAFLSRVKAKAVGRTLDAKVKHEGETMQVSASDHFVKICHDELEAMMAHEGEPIVWASGRPTGLMMVGLQGSGKTTTCAKLARYISKQGKKPMLVAADMQRPAAVEQLKVLGNQIKIPVFNIAGKTPVEICAAAEAEAKKLGRDVIIYDTAGRLAIDEKLMQELAEIKSRVAPENIFLVVDAMIGQDSVKTARSFHERLGISGVVLTKLDGDARGGAAISIKEVTGAPVLFSGIGETTDKFEEFRADGMASRILGMGDVVGLMQDFEQVVDQKKAEKDAERLLQGDFSLDDFLEQVRMIQKMGSLKDLVDKLPLGGMFPGGLPKDVNLDDKELVRIEAIIQSMTRFEKRDPYALIREPRRAERISKGSGTTAEAVAELVQKFLFMKQMMSGLGQNLGMMGKIPGMKQMAQMRNMQKAMAGMGGGMPGMPGMPGMGGMPGMPGFPGMGMPGFPGMGMPGFPGMGMPGMGMPGGGAEGPSMTKMRTLSQAEKNAKKSQRKRERDARKKGRK is encoded by the coding sequence ATGTTCGACACGCTCGCTCGAGGTTTTCGGCAGGCCAGAAACCGCCTCGCGGGGCTCACGGAGCTCACCGAGTCCAACATCGAGCCCGCGCTTCGCGAGGTGAGGCTCAGCTTGCTCGAAGCGGACGTCGAGATCGGCGTCGTGAAGGCCTTCTTGAGCCGCGTGAAGGCGAAGGCCGTCGGCCGCACGCTCGACGCGAAGGTGAAACACGAGGGCGAGACCATGCAGGTCTCGGCGAGTGATCACTTCGTCAAGATCTGCCACGACGAGCTCGAGGCCATGATGGCGCACGAGGGGGAACCCATCGTGTGGGCGTCGGGCCGCCCGACCGGGCTCATGATGGTGGGTCTGCAGGGTTCGGGGAAGACGACGACCTGCGCCAAGCTCGCGCGGTACATCTCGAAGCAGGGCAAGAAGCCCATGCTCGTCGCGGCGGACATGCAGCGCCCCGCGGCCGTCGAGCAGCTCAAGGTGCTCGGCAACCAGATCAAGATCCCGGTCTTCAACATCGCGGGCAAGACGCCCGTCGAGATCTGCGCGGCGGCCGAGGCCGAGGCGAAGAAGCTCGGCCGCGACGTCATCATCTACGACACCGCGGGCCGGCTCGCGATCGACGAGAAGCTCATGCAGGAGCTCGCGGAGATCAAGTCGCGTGTCGCGCCGGAGAACATCTTCCTCGTCGTCGACGCGATGATCGGCCAGGACTCGGTGAAGACCGCGCGGTCCTTCCACGAGCGGCTCGGCATCAGCGGTGTCGTGCTCACGAAGCTCGACGGCGACGCGCGCGGCGGCGCGGCGATCAGCATCAAGGAGGTCACGGGCGCGCCCGTGCTCTTCAGCGGCATCGGCGAGACGACGGACAAGTTCGAGGAGTTCCGCGCCGACGGCATGGCGAGCCGCATCCTCGGCATGGGCGACGTCGTCGGCCTCATGCAGGACTTCGAGCAGGTCGTCGATCAGAAGAAGGCCGAGAAGGACGCCGAGCGCTTGCTCCAGGGCGACTTCTCGCTCGACGACTTCCTCGAGCAGGTCCGCATGATCCAGAAGATGGGGTCGCTGAAGGACCTCGTCGACAAGCTCCCGCTCGGCGGCATGTTCCCGGGCGGCCTGCCCAAGGACGTGAACCTCGACGACAAGGAGCTCGTGCGGATCGAGGCGATCATCCAGTCGATGACGCGCTTCGAGAAGCGTGATCCGTACGCGCTGATCCGCGAGCCGAGGCGGGCCGAGCGTATCTCGAAGGGCTCGGGGACGACGGCCGAGGCCGTCGCGGAGCTCGTGCAGAAGTTCCTGTTCATGAAGCAGATGATGTCGGGGCTCGGCCAGAACCTCGGCATGATGGGCAAGATCCCGGGCATGAAGCAGATGGCCCAGATGCGGAACATGCAGAAGGCCATGGCCGGCATGGGCGGCGGCATGCCGGGCATGCCGGGGATGCCGGGCATGGGCGGGATGCCGGGGATGCCTGGTTTCCCCGGGATGGGCATGCCGGGCTTCCCGGGCATGGGAATGCCTGGTTTCCCCGGGATGGGCATGCCGGGCATGGGGATGCCGGGCGGCGGCGCCGAGGGGCCGAGCATGACGAAGATGCGCACCCTGAGCCAGGCCGAGAAAAACGCGAAGAAGTCGCAACGCAAGCGCGAGCGCGACGCGCGGAAGAAGGGCCGGAAGTAA
- a CDS encoding zinc ribbon domain-containing protein, whose protein sequence is MATSAKKLSSVVCPSCGVTNSPVPPSGRCVSCGTSMELGRSREDGDGRHRKDGFSLPWAGIALLVQAVLTAAIVVGLPMVVSAFDFEGRYGMMIAVPVWFVGGILLGMISPGKTVAEPVVATLLVAIPTVVQLMKSQTVRTLPLFMYVILAVIGLLFTMVGSYIGERIQMGPPPKRAGAD, encoded by the coding sequence GTGGCAACGTCCGCGAAGAAGCTCTCCTCCGTCGTCTGCCCCTCCTGCGGCGTGACGAACTCGCCCGTCCCTCCGAGCGGGCGGTGCGTCTCGTGCGGCACGTCGATGGAGCTCGGCCGGAGCCGCGAAGACGGCGACGGGCGCCACCGCAAGGACGGCTTCAGCCTCCCGTGGGCCGGCATCGCGCTGCTCGTGCAGGCGGTGCTCACGGCCGCGATCGTCGTCGGCCTGCCCATGGTCGTCAGCGCCTTCGACTTCGAGGGCCGCTACGGGATGATGATCGCCGTGCCCGTCTGGTTCGTCGGGGGCATCTTGCTCGGCATGATCTCGCCCGGCAAGACCGTGGCCGAGCCCGTCGTCGCGACCTTGCTCGTCGCGATCCCCACGGTCGTTCAGCTCATGAAGTCGCAGACCGTCCGGACGCTGCCGCTCTTCATGTACGTGATCCTCGCGGTGATCGGCCTGCTCTTCACGATGGTCGGCTCGTACATCGGCGAGCGCATCCAGATGGGTCCGCCGCCGAAGCGCGCGGGCGCGGATTGA
- a CDS encoding serine protease: MSSRIASTLEDPMQQGGPGESVLGVARRSVVTVASGASIGTGWVALGNGVIVTSWRTVGFGAEVTLSTDEGRRAAGRVVAVDAERDLAFVLPLEPLGAPALPLRADPVPRLGEPVTTLIATPGDALVTAMAVVCAEGRGGELAALDPDLGPRAGRGGSPVIDAAGRVIGVITTGRRGGRDPLDRARNLLPVGLLSRDLRALDVPAEGLGDRTLIHRCPGCTEAFSAESDRCESCGILLPHAFETESAGAERVVRDALGALGIVANKARVGPRSWRIHHRALGGDATPSEVTVRLDGAGLQVILRVPLVRLPSSNHEPFYRLLLTANDQTSGVCRLSLAADVVVLSFSEPVTAFASEHDVAAVFHDLVRLADQYRKVLAELFGAEPLREGSW, encoded by the coding sequence ATGAGCTCGCGTATCGCCTCGACGCTCGAGGATCCCATGCAGCAAGGTGGCCCGGGGGAGAGCGTGCTCGGCGTGGCGCGCCGCTCGGTCGTGACGGTCGCCTCGGGCGCGTCGATCGGCACGGGCTGGGTCGCGCTCGGCAACGGCGTGATCGTGACGAGCTGGCGCACCGTCGGCTTCGGGGCCGAGGTGACGCTCTCGACCGACGAGGGCAGGCGCGCCGCGGGGCGCGTCGTCGCCGTGGACGCCGAGCGGGACCTCGCGTTCGTGCTCCCGCTCGAGCCGCTCGGCGCGCCGGCGCTGCCTTTGCGCGCCGATCCTGTGCCGCGGCTCGGCGAGCCCGTCACCACGCTGATCGCGACGCCGGGCGACGCGCTCGTGACGGCGATGGCCGTCGTGTGCGCCGAGGGCCGCGGCGGCGAGCTCGCCGCGCTCGATCCCGACCTCGGCCCGCGCGCCGGGCGCGGAGGTTCGCCCGTGATCGACGCGGCGGGCAGGGTGATCGGCGTGATCACGACGGGGCGGCGCGGCGGTCGGGATCCGCTCGATCGTGCCCGGAACCTCCTGCCCGTCGGGCTCCTCTCGCGTGACCTCCGCGCGCTCGACGTGCCTGCCGAGGGGCTCGGTGATCGCACCCTCATCCACCGCTGCCCTGGCTGCACCGAGGCGTTTTCTGCGGAGAGTGATCGTTGCGAGTCGTGCGGGATCCTCTTGCCGCACGCGTTCGAGACCGAGTCGGCCGGGGCCGAGCGCGTGGTGCGCGACGCGCTCGGCGCGCTGGGGATCGTCGCCAACAAGGCGCGCGTGGGTCCGCGGTCGTGGCGGATCCATCATCGCGCGCTCGGCGGAGACGCGACGCCCTCCGAGGTGACCGTGCGCCTCGACGGCGCGGGCCTGCAGGTGATCTTGCGCGTGCCGCTCGTGCGTCTGCCCTCGTCGAACCACGAGCCGTTTTACCGGCTCTTGCTCACGGCGAACGATCAGACCTCGGGCGTGTGCCGCTTGTCGCTCGCGGCGGACGTCGTCGTGCTCTCGTTCTCCGAGCCCGTCACGGCGTTCGCGAGCGAGCACGACGTCGCTGCGGTCTTCCACGACCTCGTGCGGCTCGCCGATCAGTACCGCAAGGTGCTCGCCGAGCTCTTCGGGGCCGAGCCACTCCGCGAAGGGTCGTGGTGA
- a CDS encoding NADH-quinone oxidoreductase subunit H — protein MPGPRWITLALACILAAGCNVNDTAPDLLRVVDVAPRELESGDRLEVLGTNLPTGDAREATITFRGTLKRPGEAAIEGQTIVVDKAKITTDKVSAQVSEALVARFCGQGDESAHTTFRGDVTVTLETKSEGALPVTGSVKDVILDVRPKAPRRAVALARERDGQRALDFLGITVSKDAPTSSGLVVAAVRPDSPAAAAKIEGGDVITSFEGVKVTGVADVIPSGEERAPIVVVQRRAEEPRAVPISIEGFHASAPSDLLGAAIILGLSAATMLVFATPLGALVAWLVRRVASRLASARSGKKAAARSPVARLASEVHREVASAIAPPDADPILSKLAPVLAFAAISTTFVVMPFSQRLVGADLDVGMLFLLALASLLGLALVTGGSLASEPWSVLRGLRGAGRVLLQELPAVVAIVCVVLSTGSLRLEDMVAAQGGQGGSPLDAGGWPWHWFVFRNPATFVLFLVFLTSMITADGRASSALREAEASGDELAPPARVSARQLLFYFGEWAHVFVACGIASAIFLGGWQIPGVPGAAQESEGALKILGALLFLLKSWALVLSVVWLRWALPRLGAEQRSRIALRWFVPLAIVASAFVVLGTLASTTIGFGRNAGLVSGVVTFVTWAAFAAHFVRRIQVDLRETRAPLHLNPLI, from the coding sequence ATGCCCGGACCTCGATGGATCACGCTCGCACTCGCCTGCATCCTGGCGGCGGGCTGTAACGTGAACGACACCGCGCCCGACCTCCTCCGGGTGGTCGACGTGGCGCCACGCGAGCTCGAGTCGGGCGATCGGCTGGAGGTGCTCGGGACGAACCTGCCGACAGGCGACGCGCGCGAGGCGACGATCACGTTCCGCGGGACGCTGAAGCGGCCCGGAGAAGCGGCGATCGAAGGGCAGACGATCGTCGTCGACAAGGCGAAGATCACGACCGACAAGGTGAGCGCTCAGGTGAGCGAGGCGCTCGTCGCGCGGTTCTGCGGGCAGGGGGACGAGTCGGCGCACACGACGTTCCGCGGCGACGTGACGGTCACGCTGGAGACGAAGTCCGAAGGCGCGCTGCCGGTGACGGGCTCGGTCAAGGACGTGATCCTCGACGTGCGGCCGAAGGCGCCGCGGCGCGCCGTCGCGCTGGCCCGCGAGCGCGACGGGCAGCGGGCGCTCGACTTCCTGGGGATCACGGTTTCGAAGGACGCGCCCACGTCGAGCGGGCTCGTGGTGGCGGCGGTTCGTCCCGACAGCCCCGCGGCCGCCGCGAAGATCGAGGGCGGCGACGTGATCACGAGCTTCGAGGGCGTGAAGGTGACCGGCGTGGCCGACGTGATCCCGAGCGGCGAGGAGCGCGCGCCGATCGTGGTCGTGCAGCGCCGCGCGGAGGAGCCGCGGGCCGTGCCGATCTCGATCGAGGGCTTCCACGCGAGCGCGCCGTCGGACCTGCTCGGCGCGGCGATCATCCTCGGTTTGTCGGCGGCGACGATGCTGGTGTTCGCGACGCCGCTCGGCGCGCTGGTGGCGTGGCTCGTGCGCCGCGTCGCGTCGCGGCTCGCGTCTGCGCGGTCCGGGAAGAAGGCGGCGGCGCGCTCGCCGGTCGCGCGGCTCGCCTCGGAGGTGCACCGCGAGGTCGCCTCGGCGATCGCGCCGCCGGACGCCGATCCGATCCTGTCGAAGCTCGCCCCGGTGCTCGCGTTCGCGGCCATCTCGACGACGTTCGTGGTGATGCCGTTCTCGCAGCGGCTCGTGGGCGCGGACCTCGACGTGGGGATGCTCTTCCTGCTCGCGCTCGCGTCGCTGCTCGGGCTCGCTCTCGTGACGGGAGGCTCGCTCGCGAGCGAGCCGTGGTCCGTGCTGCGAGGCTTGCGCGGCGCGGGGCGGGTGCTCTTGCAGGAGCTGCCGGCCGTGGTGGCGATCGTGTGCGTCGTGCTCTCGACGGGATCGCTCCGGCTCGAGGACATGGTGGCGGCGCAAGGCGGGCAGGGCGGATCGCCGCTCGACGCGGGCGGGTGGCCCTGGCACTGGTTCGTGTTCCGCAACCCGGCGACGTTCGTGCTGTTCCTCGTGTTCCTGACGTCGATGATCACGGCCGACGGGCGCGCGTCGTCCGCGCTCCGGGAGGCGGAGGCGAGCGGGGACGAGCTCGCGCCGCCGGCGAGGGTGAGCGCGCGGCAGCTCTTGTTCTACTTCGGGGAGTGGGCGCACGTGTTCGTGGCCTGCGGGATCGCGAGCGCGATCTTCCTCGGCGGCTGGCAGATCCCGGGCGTGCCGGGCGCGGCGCAGGAGAGCGAAGGCGCGCTGAAGATCCTGGGCGCGCTCCTGTTCCTCCTGAAGAGCTGGGCGCTCGTGCTCTCGGTGGTGTGGCTGCGCTGGGCGCTGCCGCGGCTCGGCGCGGAGCAGCGGTCGCGGATCGCCTTGCGATGGTTCGTGCCGCTCGCGATCGTGGCCTCGGCGTTCGTCGTGCTCGGCACGCTCGCCTCGACGACGATCGGCTTCGGCCGGAACGCGGGGCTCGTGAGCGGGGTGGTCACGTTCGTGACCTGGGCCGCGTTTGCGGCGCATTTCGTGCGGCGTATCCAGGTGGATCTGCGGGAGACGCGGGCGCCGCTCCACCTGAACCCGCTGATCTGA
- a CDS encoding ABC transporter ATP-binding protein, whose translation MNAIELSRVSVRYASGRLALEDIELSVRKGEICAVLGPNGAGKSTLVKVISGALPPQRGEVRILGEPLSRLDRREIAKRIALVPQTSEPAVGFSVREIVMMGRAPHQGAWMRASKHDEEAVERAIAACELESLAGRGVAELSGGEQQRVAIARALAQEAPVLLLDEATAHLDVRHFIALSELVCREVQERGLACLMVLHDLNAAAQYADRIALLKAGRLVAHGSIEEVMTYRRLKEVFEAELYVGVNELDNARYFLPVRPQLGPSPRRDG comes from the coding sequence ATGAATGCCATCGAACTGTCTCGGGTCTCGGTCCGCTACGCGTCCGGGCGCCTCGCCCTCGAGGACATCGAGCTCTCCGTGCGAAAAGGCGAGATTTGCGCGGTCCTCGGCCCGAACGGCGCCGGGAAGTCGACGCTCGTGAAGGTGATCTCGGGCGCGCTCCCGCCCCAGCGTGGCGAGGTACGGATCCTCGGCGAGCCGCTCTCGCGCCTGGATCGTCGGGAGATCGCGAAGAGGATCGCGCTCGTGCCGCAGACGTCCGAGCCCGCGGTGGGGTTCTCGGTCCGGGAGATCGTGATGATGGGGCGCGCGCCGCACCAGGGGGCGTGGATGCGCGCGTCGAAGCACGATGAAGAGGCGGTGGAGAGGGCGATCGCCGCGTGCGAGCTCGAGTCGCTCGCGGGGCGGGGCGTCGCGGAGCTGTCCGGCGGCGAGCAGCAGAGGGTGGCGATCGCGCGGGCGCTCGCGCAGGAGGCGCCGGTGCTCCTGCTCGACGAGGCGACGGCGCACCTCGACGTGCGGCACTTCATCGCGCTGTCGGAGCTCGTGTGTCGCGAGGTGCAGGAGCGAGGGCTCGCGTGCCTGATGGTGCTGCACGACCTGAACGCCGCCGCGCAGTACGCCGATCGGATCGCGCTGCTCAAGGCGGGCAGGCTCGTGGCGCACGGGTCGATCGAGGAGGTCATGACGTACCGGCGCCTGAAGGAGGTGTTCGAGGCGGAGCTCTACGTGGGGGTGAACGAGCTCGACAACGCCCGGTATTTCCTGCCGGTCCGCCCTCAACTTGGCCCTTCTCCGCGGCGCGATGGATAA
- a CDS encoding polyhydroxyalkanoate synthesis regulator DNA-binding domain-containing protein, with the protein MDTVKETSGASATPRRVIKRYSNRKLYDTKDSRYVTLQQIGEMVRAGEEVQIIDNATKEDKTEVTLALIISEDLKSQPRSVPLGTLRDLIQERGERLLNTLREGPIGRLIPGGGPEGAETVEGAAAPVAPDKPPTQPPPAPAAAAAAPGPVDADKPAASAQGAKARLSEIVESSKQTLDQWQHAVDERIRHILPGVGLFRELQADVQRLSQRVEELEALVRKLGGDVPHTPETPAQNDTSAEE; encoded by the coding sequence ATGGATACGGTGAAGGAGACCTCGGGGGCCAGTGCGACGCCGCGACGCGTCATCAAGCGGTACTCCAACCGTAAGTTGTACGATACGAAGGACAGCCGCTACGTGACCCTCCAGCAGATCGGGGAGATGGTCCGTGCCGGCGAAGAGGTCCAGATCATCGACAACGCGACCAAGGAGGACAAGACCGAGGTCACGCTGGCGCTCATCATCTCGGAGGACCTCAAGTCCCAGCCGCGCAGCGTGCCTCTCGGGACGCTGCGGGATCTGATCCAGGAGCGCGGCGAGCGCCTGCTCAACACGCTCCGCGAGGGTCCGATCGGGCGGCTCATCCCCGGCGGCGGGCCCGAGGGCGCGGAGACGGTCGAAGGCGCCGCCGCGCCCGTCGCCCCGGACAAACCGCCCACGCAACCGCCGCCCGCGCCCGCGGCTGCCGCTGCCGCTCCGGGGCCGGTCGACGCGGACAAACCTGCTGCCTCCGCCCAGGGCGCGAAGGCGCGTTTGTCCGAGATCGTCGAGAGCTCGAAGCAGACCCTCGACCAGTGGCAACACGCCGTGGACGAGCGGATCCGTCACATCCTGCCTGGCGTGGGCCTCTTCCGGGAGCTGCAGGCCGACGTCCAGCGCCTCTCGCAGCGCGTCGAGGAGCTCGAGGCCCTCGTGCGCAAGCTCGGCGGTGACGTTCCTCACACGCCCGAGACGCCCGCGCAGAACGACACCTCGGCCGAGGAATAG
- a CDS encoding sigma-70 family RNA polymerase sigma factor, with protein sequence MAFFFSKKPASVAQDLSISGGGGGLPGLDTFEVELLGHLDTLYAVSCRMTRSTTEAEDLVQDTVVKAMRARDQFEPGTNLKAWLLRILTNTFINRYRRGGLERDILEGPDVDSLTDGWIGATTMRGMRDPETAALAPLVEAEVQKALDELPPEFRVAVVLSDIEELSYKEIAEAMGTPIGTVMSRLHRGRKLLQKTLRDHAVALGIVSEGSVNKAEQAPTDLAAYRKRKRSAAV encoded by the coding sequence ATGGCGTTTTTCTTCAGCAAGAAGCCAGCTTCGGTCGCCCAGGACCTGAGCATCTCCGGCGGCGGGGGTGGCTTACCTGGGCTCGACACCTTCGAGGTGGAGCTCCTCGGCCACCTCGACACGCTTTATGCGGTGAGCTGCCGCATGACACGGAGCACGACCGAGGCCGAGGATCTCGTCCAGGACACGGTCGTGAAGGCCATGCGCGCCCGCGACCAGTTCGAGCCGGGAACGAACCTCAAGGCCTGGCTGCTCCGCATCCTCACGAACACCTTCATCAACCGGTATCGACGCGGCGGGCTCGAGCGCGACATCCTCGAAGGCCCGGACGTCGATTCGCTCACGGACGGCTGGATCGGCGCGACCACGATGCGCGGCATGCGTGATCCCGAGACGGCGGCGCTCGCGCCTCTGGTCGAGGCCGAGGTGCAGAAGGCGCTCGACGAGCTGCCGCCCGAGTTCCGCGTGGCCGTCGTGCTCTCGGACATCGAGGAGCTCTCCTACAAGGAGATCGCCGAGGCGATGGGCACGCCGATCGGCACGGTGATGTCGCGGCTGCATCGCGGCCGAAAGCTCTTGCAGAAGACGTTGCGCGACCATGCGGTCGCACTGGGCATCGTGAGCGAGGGATCCGTGAACAAGGCCGAGCAGGCCCCGACGGACCTCGCGGCGTACCGGAAGCGAAAGCGGAGTGCAGCGGTATGA
- a CDS encoding anti-sigma factor family protein: MNGLKVMTDECSLFSRCMSAYVDGELDPGHAVDMETHVLRCGTCSERVTFLRSMRASMKRTAERRVPDAMRARLHTAMLAEKRRVKEADREVSGGKLVHWKYAATLAAAAGVALTVAATKNQEDAISATPELARSGAASEMTVAAGMDSLLDDLVALHAHPLPPETTNPEELNRFDPLVGVPVRRPAFQPFVASFNGARVHAMRDQRAALLQYTVEGKHRVTVYVFDPRAVQLRATRLEPRVVRSRPVYVGRLRGYSVAAAEKSGVGYALATDLDDDRSAQLVLAAAAQQ; encoded by the coding sequence ATGAATGGTCTCAAGGTGATGACCGACGAGTGCTCGTTGTTCTCGCGTTGCATGTCGGCGTATGTCGACGGCGAGCTCGATCCTGGTCACGCGGTCGACATGGAGACGCACGTCCTGCGCTGCGGCACGTGCTCCGAGCGCGTGACGTTCCTCCGGTCGATGCGCGCGAGCATGAAGCGCACGGCCGAGAGGCGTGTCCCTGACGCGATGCGCGCGCGCCTCCACACCGCGATGCTCGCCGAGAAGCGCCGCGTGAAGGAGGCCGATCGCGAGGTCTCCGGCGGCAAGCTCGTGCACTGGAAATACGCGGCGACGCTCGCGGCTGCGGCCGGCGTCGCGCTCACCGTGGCGGCCACGAAGAACCAGGAGGACGCCATCTCCGCGACGCCCGAGCTCGCGCGCAGCGGCGCAGCGTCCGAGATGACCGTGGCGGCTGGCATGGACTCGCTGCTCGACGACCTCGTCGCGCTCCACGCGCATCCTTTGCCGCCCGAGACGACGAACCCCGAGGAGCTCAACCGGTTCGATCCGCTCGTCGGCGTGCCCGTTCGTCGGCCTGCGTTCCAGCCCTTCGTGGCGAGCTTCAACGGCGCGCGTGTGCACGCGATGCGTGATCAACGCGCCGCGCTCCTGCAGTACACCGTCGAGGGCAAACACCGCGTCACGGTGTACGTCTTCGACCCGCGCGCCGTGCAGCTCCGGGCCACGCGGCTCGAGCCACGCGTCGTGCGCTCGCGACCGGTCTACGTGGGCCGACTCCGCGGCTACTCGGTCGCGGCGGCCGAGAAGAGCGGCGTCGGATACGCGCTCGCGACCGACCTCGACGACGACCGCAGCGCGCAGCTCGTCCTCGCGGCTGCCGCGCAGCAGTAA
- the ggt gene encoding gamma-glutamyltransferase: MRTLRALSTASFAAALALLVALPGSGCSSAPAARSPDEATAKAPPPAPTPAAPPANLIPQGTADAPAAPAKHKYAVATENATASAIAMDVLARGGSAVDAAIAGALAIGVVHPVSSGIGGGGFATVYDAKTKEIRILDFRETAPKDLVPTELAKRPAPEGKRGVMTGVPGEVAGIAEMHARWGKLAMAELVRGAADAAEKGFPVSAHMVRAMKWNEKWLLAAPRYGLFAKAGAIVPVGETVKNPALAATLRRIGAEGKKAFYEGTIAADILATARAGKSRMTKKDLEEYKVLEREPMRTRWEGYEIATMPPPSAGGVMMLETLHMHAKADLEALGHNSGAYTHLLAETMRGAVADRVRLLGDPAFVKMDVAKMVSPERMKARRAKISMTSTTPADKFPVNDAGTTHIVTVDAEGNVASITTTVNNMFGAKLVTEGGFVLNDELADFTAERVEKLYGMSKGPNYPRGGARPTSSMTPTIVLKDGKPVLALGGSGGTRIATGTTQVLLSHLVFGLPVDKAVAAPRFETPPTGGLFIDAAVGTEVISDLEKRGEVVDTSKPNFSAVQAVSIQEGPDGARVLSVGADPRKGGVGLVQ, encoded by the coding sequence ATGCGAACTCTCCGTGCCCTCTCGACGGCATCGTTTGCCGCCGCCCTCGCGTTGCTCGTCGCCCTGCCCGGATCGGGCTGCAGCAGCGCGCCGGCCGCGCGCTCGCCGGACGAGGCCACGGCGAAGGCCCCGCCGCCCGCGCCCACGCCCGCCGCGCCGCCCGCGAACCTGATCCCGCAAGGAACGGCAGACGCGCCCGCCGCGCCGGCGAAACACAAATACGCGGTGGCGACGGAGAACGCGACGGCGTCGGCGATCGCGATGGACGTGCTCGCCCGCGGCGGGAGCGCCGTGGACGCGGCGATCGCGGGGGCCCTGGCGATCGGCGTGGTGCACCCGGTGTCGAGCGGGATCGGCGGTGGTGGGTTCGCGACGGTCTACGACGCGAAGACGAAGGAGATCCGGATCCTCGACTTCCGGGAGACCGCGCCAAAAGACCTCGTGCCCACGGAGCTCGCGAAGCGGCCCGCGCCCGAGGGCAAACGCGGCGTGATGACGGGCGTGCCGGGCGAGGTCGCGGGGATCGCGGAGATGCACGCGCGGTGGGGCAAGCTCGCGATGGCCGAGCTCGTGCGCGGCGCGGCAGACGCGGCAGAGAAGGGGTTTCCCGTCAGCGCGCACATGGTCCGCGCGATGAAGTGGAACGAGAAGTGGCTGCTCGCGGCGCCGCGGTACGGGCTCTTCGCGAAGGCCGGCGCGATCGTGCCGGTGGGCGAGACCGTGAAGAACCCGGCGCTCGCGGCGACGCTGCGCAGGATCGGCGCCGAGGGGAAGAAGGCGTTTTACGAGGGGACGATCGCGGCGGACATCCTGGCCACGGCGCGCGCCGGCAAGAGCCGCATGACGAAGAAGGATCTCGAGGAGTACAAGGTGCTCGAGCGAGAGCCGATGCGCACGCGGTGGGAGGGCTACGAGATCGCCACGATGCCGCCTCCTTCGGCAGGCGGGGTGATGATGCTCGAGACCTTGCACATGCATGCGAAGGCGGACCTCGAAGCGCTCGGGCACAACTCGGGGGCGTACACGCACCTGCTCGCGGAGACGATGCGCGGCGCGGTGGCGGATCGGGTGCGCCTGCTCGGGGATCCCGCGTTCGTGAAGATGGACGTGGCGAAGATGGTGAGCCCCGAGCGCATGAAGGCGCGGCGCGCGAAGATCTCGATGACGTCGACGACGCCCGCGGACAAGTTCCCCGTGAACGACGCGGGCACGACGCACATCGTGACCGTGGACGCGGAGGGGAACGTCGCGTCGATCACGACGACGGTGAACAACATGTTCGGCGCGAAGCTCGTGACGGAGGGCGGGTTCGTGCTGAACGACGAGCTCGCGGACTTCACGGCCGAGCGCGTGGAGAAGCTCTACGGGATGTCGAAGGGGCCGAACTATCCGCGCGGAGGCGCGCGTCCGACGTCGAGCATGACGCCGACGATCGTGCTGAAGGACGGCAAGCCCGTGCTCGCGCTGGGCGGGTCGGGCGGGACGCGTATCGCGACGGGGACGACGCAGGTGCTCCTGTCGCACCTCGTGTTCGGTTTGCCCGTGGACAAGGCCGTGGCGGCGCCGCGCTTCGAGACGCCGCCGACGGGTGGTCTCTTCATCGACGCGGCGGTCGGCACGGAGGTGATCTCCGATCTGGAGAAGCGCGGCGAGGTCGTGGACACGAGCAAGCCGAACTTCTCCGCCGTGCAGGCCGTCTCGATCCAGGAGGGCCCGGACGGGGCGCGTGTGCTGTCGGTCGGCGCCGATCCGCGCAAGGGCGGCGTCGGGCTCGTGCAGTAA